Proteins from a single region of Rhodospirillales bacterium:
- a CDS encoding DUF87 domain-containing protein: MEVARRQTRHRVTSLLIYAALLALVQYWVVSTGFTPNENAIWLYSGFASLLFGSRLLNPHFTPPADAATNAFMALAALIAGSLVVAPGSADAILLWGVIALCAAICVVSVLVLLIRPPVGAETRPLVRLADKAVRGLGSPVVIFTIVILLCVWLFHRTRADEVAAILSAWAVIVVLRPVESILSFVDWAREQWGVVRADQVIGAIAAYQSPGIVLVRQLGDNSVPRGTPMVVADDNGPWMLGVALNYVGRDEGNLLRVLTVRLPEGLKNRISKLPEARGTGIALALSVTPDELADIPAIQWINRLCGVVVSDTNLDHVMFEVTEDRDIAEGRLVESRIGDHHVMFQIIDGLTREDIVQQKNTYGYARAKARKIGRWDADVGKFVPVKWLPRINAPVFLLDADEHVIAPEVIGHFPSTSFGVGLNISEAVTHNTAVLGILGIGKSYLAIELVERMIADGIKVICLDLTNQYADLLSAFIDSVYEAARLQELTVAGQGGVPNQNQEQGGSHLAFRARVTEQLRNFVNPAEQRRLRVLNPAQFEVTRQAGGMFQGNANMATLTPTEITAIISDAALTVCQELGMIDRARVCLVYEEAHSLVPEWNSVVAEGDKAATARSARAILQGRKYGLGCLLITQRTANVTKTILNQCNTIFAMRTFDDTGKEFLSNYIGRDYAGVLPSLEARHAVIFGKASSCENPVLVRLNDRQPFLDAFRAEHPVLPLPAVAPPEDVPGPPAPENGLDDEIPF, translated from the coding sequence ATGGAGGTAGCAAGACGACAGACCCGACACAGGGTCACCAGCCTTTTGATTTATGCAGCATTGTTGGCTTTGGTTCAATATTGGGTGGTCTCAACGGGCTTCACGCCCAATGAAAACGCCATCTGGCTTTATAGCGGGTTCGCCAGTCTCCTGTTCGGTAGCCGCCTGCTCAATCCGCACTTCACGCCTCCGGCAGATGCGGCCACGAACGCATTCATGGCACTGGCGGCGCTGATTGCGGGATCGCTCGTTGTTGCGCCCGGCAGCGCCGATGCCATACTGTTATGGGGCGTCATCGCGCTCTGCGCCGCGATCTGTGTTGTGTCGGTCCTGGTTCTACTCATCAGGCCGCCGGTCGGCGCGGAGACCCGCCCCCTCGTCCGGCTTGCGGACAAGGCGGTTCGCGGGCTGGGAAGCCCGGTCGTCATCTTCACGATCGTCATCTTGCTGTGCGTCTGGCTCTTTCACCGGACGCGCGCCGACGAGGTTGCGGCCATTCTCAGCGCCTGGGCTGTGATCGTCGTCCTGCGGCCCGTGGAGTCGATCTTAAGCTTCGTCGATTGGGCCAGAGAACAATGGGGCGTGGTCAGGGCTGATCAGGTTATCGGCGCGATAGCAGCCTATCAGTCCCCCGGAATCGTCCTGGTGCGGCAGCTCGGCGATAACAGCGTACCGCGCGGAACGCCCATGGTGGTTGCCGACGACAATGGGCCGTGGATGCTGGGCGTTGCGCTAAACTATGTCGGACGCGACGAAGGCAATCTTTTGCGCGTCCTTACCGTGCGACTGCCGGAAGGCCTCAAGAATCGTATCAGCAAGCTGCCGGAGGCAAGGGGCACAGGTATTGCGCTTGCGCTATCCGTCACGCCGGACGAGCTGGCGGACATACCGGCAATTCAATGGATCAACCGTCTGTGCGGCGTCGTCGTAAGCGACACGAATCTTGACCATGTGATGTTTGAAGTCACGGAAGATCGGGACATTGCGGAAGGTCGGCTGGTGGAATCTCGAATTGGCGATCATCACGTCATGTTTCAGATCATTGATGGCCTGACGCGCGAGGACATTGTTCAGCAAAAGAATACCTACGGTTATGCGCGAGCCAAGGCCCGAAAGATCGGCCGGTGGGACGCGGATGTCGGAAAATTCGTTCCGGTGAAATGGTTGCCCCGGATCAACGCGCCTGTCTTCCTGCTCGATGCGGACGAGCATGTCATTGCCCCAGAGGTAATTGGGCATTTCCCGAGTACAAGCTTCGGTGTGGGTCTCAATATCTCAGAGGCGGTGACGCATAATACCGCTGTTCTCGGCATTCTCGGCATCGGCAAAAGCTATCTAGCGATTGAGTTGGTCGAGCGGATGATCGCGGATGGCATCAAGGTTATTTGCCTAGACCTAACCAATCAATATGCCGACCTGCTGTCGGCCTTCATTGATTCGGTCTATGAAGCCGCCCGCCTTCAGGAACTTACTGTTGCAGGCCAGGGCGGGGTTCCAAACCAGAACCAGGAACAGGGCGGGAGCCACCTGGCGTTTCGGGCGCGGGTCACGGAACAGCTCCGCAATTTCGTCAATCCAGCCGAACAGCGGCGGCTGCGCGTCCTTAATCCAGCCCAGTTTGAGGTCACGCGGCAGGCGGGCGGCATGTTCCAGGGCAACGCCAACATGGCAACCCTTACACCGACGGAAATCACCGCGATCATATCAGATGCTGCCCTCACCGTGTGCCAGGAACTCGGCATGATCGACCGGGCGCGGGTCTGCCTCGTTTATGAAGAAGCGCACTCGCTTGTGCCCGAATGGAATTCGGTGGTCGCTGAAGGCGACAAGGCGGCGACGGCGCGGAGCGCACGGGCGATCCTGCAAGGACGCAAATACGGCCTCGGCTGCCTGCTCATCACGCAGCGCACGGCGAACGTGACAAAAACCATCCTGAATCAATGCAATACGATCTTCGCGATGAGGACGTTCGACGACACAGGAAAGGAGTTTCTGTCCAACTATATTGGCCGGGACTATGCCGGTGTGCTTCCCAGCCTTGAGGCGCGGCATGCCGTAATTTTCGGCAAGGCTTCGTCCTGCGAGAATCCGGTTCTAGTACGTCTGAATGACCGCCAACCCTTCCTCGACGCCTTCCGCGCGGAACATCCGGTCCTGCCATTGCCTGCTGTGGCCCCGCCTGAAGATGTGCCTGGGCCTCCTGCACCGGAGAACGGGCTGGATGACGAGATTCCGTTCTGA
- a CDS encoding winged helix-turn-helix domain-containing protein: MTMQNACAQSAFVDAHRHLKSRIVEGRAPVPGPALPVTERRQRALQTCHRYRAQEPERRPMPKGSGAYVPELAAWLEDDPHLCDGARRCARKLAEETYRQNREGRSLAVTVTYLARALGRCRRTVQRYLRQLEREGYIAVDVIAGARSRMCVGLIVRLCDPLIARHHRQKWPDSARNPGATAESQDHRFKGYLRGHCSQIPVQEWAMRCMDGVFHSFMKTNPLAGLPAIVPA; this comes from the coding sequence ATGACTATGCAAAACGCCTGCGCGCAATCCGCTTTCGTGGACGCGCATCGGCACCTGAAAAGCCGAATCGTCGAGGGCCGCGCGCCCGTGCCGGGACCGGCACTGCCGGTGACAGAACGTCGGCAACGCGCGCTGCAAACCTGTCACCGCTATCGGGCGCAGGAGCCGGAACGTCGTCCCATGCCCAAGGGCAGCGGCGCCTATGTCCCTGAACTGGCGGCGTGGCTGGAGGACGATCCCCATCTATGCGACGGCGCGCGGCGCTGCGCCCGCAAACTGGCCGAGGAAACCTATCGGCAAAACCGGGAAGGCCGGTCGCTGGCGGTGACAGTCACATACCTCGCGCGGGCGCTCGGCCGTTGCCGGCGGACGGTGCAACGCTATCTCCGCCAGCTCGAACGGGAGGGCTATATCGCGGTCGATGTTATCGCCGGGGCGCGCTCACGCATGTGCGTAGGACTGATCGTGCGGCTATGCGATCCGCTGATCGCCCGCCACCATCGCCAGAAATGGCCCGACAGCGCCCGGAATCCGGGGGCGACAGCGGAGTCACAGGATCATAGGTTCAAGGGTTACTTAAGAGGACATTGCTCCCAAATCCCGGTTCAGGAATGGGCGATGCGTTGCATGGACGGCGTCTTTCACTCCTTTATGAAAACCAACCCGCTCGCGGGCCTGCCCGCAATCGTTCCTGCCTGA
- a CDS encoding AAA family ATPase, whose translation MKLIKAHATNYRNIIDSNPVDISQSTCLVGKNEAGKTAFLKALECLRSTNPDFNDYGKIENYPRRYLSEYDSRHPDGHAIVMRTEWEMDERDVAAIEAELGEGVVTGKIVTIKKAYEEDGTTWTVPIDEEKVLDGLGKRFSLNKDERGGLGGAKTTARAAAALEAVAERTDRQKELLEALKKFRKNSAQCRAIDILNPRTPKFLYFSHYDRMSGALSINQLNADKTAGKPIDNGDRVFLDFLEYAGTTIDELAALDRFEELNAKCEAAALRITEQIFEYWTQNDDLEITVVLSEGKSADPAPFNSGPVARARVKNTLHGVTVPFSERSAGFIWFFSFLVKFAQIKKSHGSVILLLDEPGLTLHGTAQKDLLRYFAEQIAPNHQLIYTTHSPFMVPADDLASVRTVEDVVTRDARDRKQSQGTKIRPDVLTTDPQTNFPIFGAMGFEVTQTLVIGMNTLLVEGPSDILYLQAASAVLKAAGRTHLAPQWAICPSGGIDKVLPFVRLFYGNKLKVAVLTDFERGQKRKLDELHKAALLDHERIILATEIAGKDEADIEDFFEPALFVELVNKTYQLPKTHALTVEKLDAADTTTGRLVKKAEAYFRVLPPEIPEFSHFDPSMYLLQHPELLQGKGDKIEKTLARFEAAFDRIGKFLP comes from the coding sequence ATGAAGCTCATCAAGGCGCATGCAACGAATTACAGGAACATTATCGACTCCAATCCGGTCGATATTTCGCAGTCCACTTGCCTCGTAGGGAAAAACGAGGCGGGCAAGACGGCCTTCCTGAAGGCGCTCGAATGCCTCAGATCAACCAATCCCGATTTCAATGACTACGGGAAGATCGAGAACTATCCGCGCCGCTACCTCTCCGAATACGATTCACGTCACCCGGATGGGCATGCCATCGTCATGCGCACTGAGTGGGAGATGGACGAGAGGGATGTCGCTGCGATCGAAGCCGAACTGGGTGAGGGCGTTGTCACCGGCAAAATCGTCACCATCAAGAAGGCCTACGAAGAGGATGGAACCACCTGGACTGTTCCGATCGACGAGGAAAAGGTTCTCGACGGGCTTGGGAAGCGATTTTCGCTCAACAAGGATGAACGCGGAGGATTGGGTGGCGCAAAGACAACAGCAAGAGCCGCCGCTGCGTTGGAGGCCGTTGCCGAGCGGACCGACCGTCAGAAAGAGCTGCTTGAGGCTCTGAAGAAGTTCAGGAAGAACTCGGCCCAGTGCAGGGCGATCGATATCCTCAATCCCCGAACGCCGAAATTCCTCTATTTCTCGCACTATGACCGCATGAGCGGCGCGCTGTCGATCAACCAGCTTAACGCCGACAAGACGGCCGGAAAGCCCATCGACAATGGCGACCGGGTCTTCCTCGATTTCCTCGAATATGCCGGCACGACAATCGACGAGTTGGCCGCACTCGATCGCTTCGAGGAACTGAACGCCAAGTGCGAGGCGGCGGCCCTGCGCATCACCGAGCAGATTTTCGAGTATTGGACCCAGAACGATGACCTTGAGATCACGGTCGTCCTGTCAGAGGGTAAATCGGCCGATCCCGCGCCGTTCAACAGCGGCCCCGTCGCCCGCGCGCGCGTGAAGAACACGCTGCACGGCGTGACCGTGCCGTTTTCCGAGCGGTCCGCCGGCTTCATCTGGTTCTTTTCCTTCCTGGTCAAATTCGCCCAGATCAAGAAAAGCCACGGCAGCGTTATCCTGCTGCTGGACGAGCCGGGCCTGACCCTGCACGGCACCGCGCAGAAAGACCTGCTGCGGTATTTCGCGGAGCAGATCGCGCCGAACCACCAACTGATTTACACGACGCATTCGCCCTTCATGGTGCCGGCGGACGACCTCGCGAGCGTGCGCACCGTCGAGGATGTGGTGACGCGCGACGCCCGCGACCGGAAGCAATCCCAGGGCACGAAAATCCGACCTGACGTACTGACAACCGATCCGCAGACCAACTTTCCGATCTTCGGCGCAATGGGCTTTGAAGTCACCCAGACGCTGGTGATCGGCATGAACACGCTGCTGGTCGAAGGTCCGAGCGACATCCTGTATTTGCAAGCGGCGTCCGCCGTGCTGAAGGCAGCCGGACGCACGCACCTTGCGCCGCAATGGGCCATCTGCCCGTCCGGCGGCATCGACAAAGTGCTGCCCTTCGTCCGCCTGTTTTACGGCAACAAGCTCAAGGTCGCCGTCCTGACCGACTTCGAGCGCGGCCAGAAGCGCAAGCTCGACGAGCTGCACAAGGCCGCGCTTCTCGATCACGAGCGCATCATTCTCGCCACCGAGATCGCGGGCAAGGATGAGGCAGACATCGAGGATTTCTTCGAGCCGGCGCTGTTCGTCGAGCTGGTAAACAAGACCTATCAGCTACCGAAGACCCACGCGCTGACGGTCGAAAAGCTGGACGCGGCCGACACCACGACCGGGCGGCTGGTCAAGAAGGCGGAAGCCTATTTCCGTGTCCTTCCGCCTGAAATCCCGGAGTTCAGCCATTTCGACCCGTCCATGTACCTGTTGCAGCACCCGGAGCTGCTTCAGGGGAAGGGCGACAAAATCGAAAAAACGCTGGCGCGGTTCGAGGCGGCTTTCGACCGGATCGGAAAATTCCTGCCATGA
- a CDS encoding DUF1738 domain-containing protein — protein MTTDIYQRVTDQIVAALEKGVRPWLKPWNADHAAGRITKPLRANGIPYRGINVLMLWGAASAQGFAAPLWLTYKQAQELGGQVRKGEKGSLVVYANTITRTEQDEATGADVEREIPFMKGYTVFNAEQVDELPAHFYAVQEPALDPVARIEKAEAFFTATGAKISEGGNRAYYTAASDHVQMPPFVAFKEPEAYYATLAHEMTHWTKAPQRLARDFGRTRWGDEGYAMEELVAELGAAFICADLALTPQPRAEHAAYIASWLKALKDDKRAIFTAAAHAQRAADYLTGLQPQTMEAAA, from the coding sequence ATGACTACAGATATTTATCAGCGTGTCACCGATCAGATCGTGGCCGCGCTGGAGAAGGGCGTCAGGCCGTGGCTCAAGCCATGGAACGCCGACCATGCGGCAGGCCGTATCACGAAACCCTTGCGGGCGAACGGAATCCCCTATCGCGGAATCAATGTGCTGATGTTGTGGGGTGCGGCGAGCGCGCAGGGCTTCGCCGCCCCGTTGTGGCTGACCTACAAGCAGGCGCAGGAACTGGGCGGACAGGTGCGCAAAGGCGAGAAGGGGAGCCTTGTCGTTTATGCCAACACCATCACCCGGACCGAGCAGGACGAGGCGACTGGCGCGGACGTGGAGCGGGAAATTCCTTTCATGAAGGGTTATACCGTCTTCAATGCCGAGCAGGTGGACGAACTGCCGGCGCATTTCTACGCCGTACAGGAACCGGCGCTTGATCCCGTGGCGCGCATCGAGAAGGCGGAAGCCTTCTTTACCGCCACCGGCGCGAAGATCAGTGAGGGCGGCAACCGGGCTTATTACACCGCCGCAAGCGATCATGTGCAGATGCCGCCCTTTGTCGCTTTCAAGGAGCCGGAAGCCTATTACGCCACGCTGGCGCACGAGATGACGCACTGGACGAAAGCGCCGCAGCGCCTTGCCCGTGATTTCGGGCGCACGCGGTGGGGCGATGAAGGCTATGCGATGGAAGAACTGGTCGCAGAGCTTGGCGCGGCTTTCATCTGCGCCGACCTCGCTTTGACCCCGCAACCGCGTGCCGAACATGCCGCCTATATCGCATCGTGGCTGAAGGCCCTGAAAGACGACAAGCGGGCGATCTTCACCGCCGCCGCCCACGCGCAGCGCGCCGCCGATTACCTCACCGGCTTGCAGCCGCAGACGATGGAGGCCGCCGCGTAA
- a CDS encoding DNA methylase — translation MKQSIPSSNAIAQGDCIDLMAAMPARSVDFILTDPPYLVRYKDRTGRSIANDDNADWLEPAARQMFRVLKNDSLCVSFYGWTQTDRFMSAWRAAGFSSVGHIVFRKRYASKTRFVSYTHESAYVLAKGRPALPDNPPADVIDWVYTGNRLHPTQKPVAVLTPLIEAFCPAGGLVLDPFCGSGSTLAAARSAGRDYLGMELDPDYHRIASDRLAA, via the coding sequence ATGAAACAGTCCATCCCCTCCAGCAACGCCATTGCCCAGGGCGATTGCATCGATCTGATGGCCGCAATGCCCGCCCGGTCGGTGGATTTCATCCTCACCGATCCGCCCTATCTGGTCCGCTACAAGGATCGCACGGGCCGCAGCATCGCCAACGACGACAATGCCGACTGGCTGGAACCGGCGGCGCGGCAGATGTTCCGCGTCCTGAAGAACGACAGCCTGTGCGTCAGCTTCTACGGCTGGACCCAGACCGATCGCTTTATGAGCGCCTGGCGCGCAGCGGGATTTAGCAGCGTCGGCCACATCGTCTTCCGCAAACGCTATGCCTCGAAGACCCGCTTCGTCAGCTACACGCACGAATCTGCCTATGTGCTGGCAAAGGGCCGACCAGCCCTGCCGGACAACCCGCCCGCCGATGTCATCGACTGGGTTTACACCGGCAATCGCCTGCACCCGACGCAGAAGCCTGTCGCGGTCCTGACGCCGCTGATCGAGGCGTTCTGCCCGGCGGGCGGGCTGGTGCTCGACCCGTTCTGCGGTTCCGGTTCGACGCTGGCGGCGGCGCGCAGCGCCGGTCGCGACTATCTCGGCATGGAGCTGGACCCGGACTATCACCGGATCGCGTCTGACAGGCTGGCGGCATGA
- a CDS encoding type II toxin-antitoxin system RelE/ParE family toxin produces MKIRNVVHKGLRRFIEDDDASGLQAAVVPKLRRIVSFLQDMEREDELRTVPSWKAHQMTGDRKGTWSLFITKNWRITFGIDQAEIEIFDLDYEDYH; encoded by the coding sequence ATGAAGATCAGGAACGTGGTCCATAAGGGGCTGCGCAGATTCATCGAGGACGATGACGCGAGCGGATTGCAAGCGGCGGTGGTGCCGAAGCTGCGCCGGATCGTGTCCTTCCTGCAAGACATGGAGCGCGAAGATGAATTGCGCACCGTGCCGAGCTGGAAGGCGCACCAGATGACCGGCGACCGAAAGGGCACCTGGAGCCTGTTTATCACCAAGAACTGGCGGATCACGTTCGGGATCGACCAGGCTGAGATCGAAATCTTCGACCTGGATTATGAGGATTACCACTAG
- a CDS encoding ParA family protein: protein MPVISFANPKGGAGKTTSALLLAGELAGKGARVTIIDADPERWISQWGRLPGKPATIEIIADVSEDTIVDHIESAAKKAQFVIVDLEGTASLMVANAIGMSDLVLIPTQGASMDAKGAAKTIKLIRNQERMARRTIPHSILLTRTSAAIASRALRNVRDQLDKAGIDVLSTSIVERAAFRDIFDFGGLLSDLSATQVSNVEKARENARAFAGEVIAKLKRAPIAARVA, encoded by the coding sequence ATGCCTGTTATTTCTTTTGCCAATCCTAAAGGGGGAGCCGGAAAGACTACGTCTGCACTGCTGCTGGCCGGCGAATTGGCCGGCAAAGGCGCGCGCGTCACTATCATCGACGCCGATCCCGAACGATGGATTTCGCAATGGGGGCGGCTGCCCGGCAAGCCCGCAACTATCGAGATCATCGCCGATGTAAGCGAGGACACGATCGTCGATCACATCGAGAGCGCCGCGAAAAAGGCGCAGTTCGTGATCGTCGATCTTGAGGGCACGGCAAGCCTCATGGTCGCCAATGCAATCGGCATGTCGGACCTGGTCCTCATTCCCACGCAGGGCGCGTCGATGGACGCAAAGGGCGCGGCCAAGACGATCAAGCTGATCCGCAATCAGGAGCGCATGGCCCGCCGCACGATCCCGCACAGCATCCTGTTGACCCGCACCAGCGCCGCCATCGCCTCGCGGGCCTTGCGCAATGTGCGCGACCAGCTCGACAAGGCGGGCATCGACGTACTCTCCACCTCCATCGTCGAGCGCGCCGCTTTCCGGGACATCTTCGATTTCGGCGGCCTGCTTTCGGACCTGTCCGCCACGCAGGTCAGCAATGTAGAGAAGGCGCGTGAGAATGCCCGCGCCTTTGCGGGCGAGGTGATTGCAAAACTCAAGCGCGCGCCCATCGCCGCCAGGGTGGCATAA
- a CDS encoding stability/partitioning determinant — MERERTDLGFADTLDEFDPAEWLPKPATANDKPPKAETKKAAAAAGFRSREPLPVVEAPHADLPRRRRTGRNMQLNLKARPETIAAFCAIADSHDWGLGETLEHAVALLEREHNKTV, encoded by the coding sequence ATGGAGCGAGAGCGCACCGATCTCGGCTTTGCCGACACGCTCGATGAGTTCGATCCGGCCGAATGGTTGCCCAAGCCGGCAACCGCCAATGACAAGCCGCCGAAAGCCGAAACGAAGAAGGCTGCTGCGGCAGCCGGATTCCGCAGCCGCGAGCCGCTGCCGGTCGTCGAGGCTCCGCACGCCGATCTGCCGCGCCGACGGCGTACCGGGCGCAACATGCAGCTCAATCTGAAAGCTCGGCCGGAGACTATCGCAGCGTTCTGCGCCATCGCCGATAGCCATGACTGGGGCCTCGGTGAGACGCTGGAGCATGCGGTCGCTTTGCTTGAGCGCGAGCATAACAAAACGGTATGA
- a CDS encoding N-6 DNA methylase, with product MNLIKSKKRVADHGEVFTPPWLVQKMLDLVKGETERVDSRFLEPACGSGNFLVPVLQRKLAAVEAKFCKSDFEKRHYALLALMCCYGIELLDDNIAECRANMLEVFAEYLNLVDEADELYRAAFFVLSLNLVHGDAMTMRDMNGAPINVVEWGYLGKGKFQRRDFRLDVLTGMASFGAEDSLFSQLGRHEIFTPTRVYPPMTPRDLAGFASGETGDAV from the coding sequence ATGAATCTTATCAAGTCCAAGAAGCGTGTTGCCGATCATGGGGAGGTGTTCACGCCGCCTTGGCTCGTGCAAAAAATGCTCGATCTCGTCAAGGGCGAGACGGAGCGAGTCGATTCCCGTTTTCTGGAGCCTGCCTGCGGCAGCGGGAATTTTCTCGTTCCTGTTCTACAGCGCAAGCTCGCCGCCGTTGAAGCGAAGTTCTGCAAGTCCGACTTCGAGAAGCGGCATTACGCGCTGTTGGCGCTGATGTGTTGCTACGGCATCGAACTGCTGGACGACAACATCGCCGAATGCCGGGCGAACATGCTGGAAGTGTTCGCGGAGTATCTTAATCTGGTGGACGAGGCGGATGAGCTGTATCGCGCCGCGTTCTTCGTGCTGTCACTCAATCTCGTGCATGGCGACGCCATGACCATGCGCGACATGAACGGCGCGCCGATCAACGTGGTGGAGTGGGGCTATCTCGGCAAAGGCAAGTTCCAGCGGCGCGATTTCCGGCTCGATGTATTGACCGGCATGGCGAGCTTTGGCGCGGAAGACTCGTTGTTTTCCCAACTCGGCAGGCATGAGATTTTTACGCCCACCAGAGTGTATCCGCCGATGACACCGCGCGATTTGGCAGGATTTGCCAGCGGCGAAACGGGGGATGCCGTATGA
- a CDS encoding HigA family addiction module antidote protein — MATMQGLRMKNPAHPGGFVKSEIIEALCLSVTDAAHVLGVTRPALSALLNERAHLSPEMALRIEKAFGVAMDTLMRMQNSYDIAQARKRENEINVAPFKGKPNNPQQPLI; from the coding sequence ATGGCGACGATGCAAGGACTGAGAATGAAGAACCCGGCCCATCCTGGCGGGTTCGTCAAAAGCGAGATCATCGAGGCACTTTGCCTGTCGGTGACGGACGCCGCGCATGTGCTGGGCGTCACGCGCCCGGCACTGTCGGCGTTGCTGAACGAGCGGGCGCACCTGTCGCCGGAAATGGCACTGCGCATCGAGAAGGCGTTCGGCGTGGCGATGGATACGCTCATGCGTATGCAGAACAGCTACGACATTGCGCAGGCCCGCAAGCGGGAAAACGAGATCAACGTCGCGCCCTTCAAGGGCAAGCCGAACAATCCGCAGCAACCGCTAATATAG
- a CDS encoding DUF2726 domain-containing protein: protein MKDAEDQRREDAARYKRIKDENDISDPENQKRFIEQATLRADRPVNSEAVDVLYALEEWIETNQSDWRLGFEVSMGAFIKTPFFDEQQQKRETELHKKAFSSYNSKRVDFLLIDRFGMPMLAVEYHGTGHYQSEDADDRMDVKRLALTRAGIPCVEIPEKTSSEDIKRMVTDVLRAPQNTRETQELPAQSSSEQTSKSSRFPISFARFISKNS, encoded by the coding sequence ATGAAGGATGCCGAAGACCAGCGCCGCGAAGATGCCGCCAGATACAAGCGTATCAAAGACGAAAACGACATCTCTGATCCAGAGAACCAAAAAAGATTCATCGAACAAGCCACATTACGCGCTGATCGTCCCGTCAACAGTGAGGCCGTGGACGTTCTTTATGCACTCGAAGAATGGATCGAAACGAACCAATCCGATTGGCGTCTTGGATTTGAGGTGTCGATGGGAGCCTTCATCAAGACCCCTTTTTTTGACGAGCAGCAACAGAAGCGGGAGACGGAGCTGCATAAAAAGGCGTTCAGTTCCTACAATAGCAAGCGTGTCGATTTTCTCCTGATCGACAGATTCGGCATGCCGATGCTGGCCGTTGAATATCACGGTACAGGACACTATCAGTCAGAAGACGCCGATGATCGCATGGACGTTAAACGGCTGGCGCTGACACGCGCCGGGATTCCATGCGTCGAGATACCTGAAAAGACATCGTCCGAAGACATTAAGCGTATGGTGACAGACGTGCTGCGGGCACCCCAGAATACGAGGGAGACCCAGGAGCTACCCGCCCAATCATCGTCAGAGCAGACATCGAAGTCGTCCCGTTTCCCGATATCATTTGCGCGGTTCATTTCTAAGAACTCCTGA